The genomic interval AACATTTGCAATAATTCTGTAACCCTGCTGCACCAGCTTCCCTCTCTCGGTTGATTTGTATTCAAGTGTATTTTGACCGTTTGATGGCTCCCTGCAACCAAAACCCAATCGTTTAAATCTCATGCATTTCGATTATATCgtagaaaaatgatttaaactcACTTGAGAATCAACTTCTCCCATGTGTGGAAACCAGCTTTCCTCAAGTTGGCTTCAGTTACAGCCTTTTTGTCGGTCAGTCTTCCAGTCAAGAAGATAATCTTGACTCCAAGACCCAGAAGTTTGTTGTAATTCTTAAGAGTCTCAGGCAATGCTGGTGCATCACCCTTGTTAACAAACTCTTCGTCATAACGTGTAGAATTGAATTTCTCCGATCTATATCACATAGAAGAAGATGGTGAAAGAGATATAAGTCATGCATGACAAAACAAACAGAAAACTTTGtataaaaagaaaggaaaagagtgTTACCCATATCCATGCTGAGAATAGTATGGGATATTGGAGAGTACGGTTCCATCTACGTTGAAGATAACTACATCGTTGTCTTGGATTTTGAGATCACTAGCGTAGAAGAAAACTTGTTGGTTAACGGTTTTGGAGTCTGATTGGTATTGTCCTCCTTCGATGTAGGCTGCTGTAGAGTCTACGCACTGTTCAGGAATTGTTTCAAAGCCAAAGATGTTTTGTGCTTCCACAGCGAGTCTCCAACTGGCGCATCTTACGTCGTCGTGACTAACACCATCGCCATAACCGGTTGGCATTTCGAGAGGGAAGCTTCGGAAAGAACCGCCATGGCATTGAGATGCCACCAAAAATGTAGCAAGAAAGAACACCGCGAACTTCATACTGATCTCTGTATCTCACCGCTTCTTCTTATCTCTCAGCTAACTCttgcatcttcttcctccaGCCTTTGCTTCCATAAATAGACCATGCCTACTACCTCATGTACAAATTTTCTCTCAACTTTAACCTAATTTTTACCTCCAATAATTTACTGCATTGTTCAAAAtcctttcaaaataataaatacaactATTCTTGAattctctattattttttattgttaaaaataagttatttatttaaggGCTTAGAAAATGTGCTGGTGTACGATAATAACGAATCTCTAATAAATAACATCACCTAAATAATCTTCGACTTTTGAATATTTTAGGTATGGTAATAAAGACTTGCTATTGTACtatctttttttcattaaatattgtGATATATACTACTTGTACCACGACAATTTTTACATTTagttgataaataatataaaagtaaaataattataaaaagtataattttttgttttgtttttttaaaaataagaaaataaaagtaagtaaAGATAATGtgaaaatgaatgtaaaaaaattaaatataacaacggatcattttttatatatctattcAAGTATTACTACATGCGAAAGAACAatgtagaataaaatattaagttacTAGGACAAATTTGtggataataaattaaaagatgtaaatttttcaatatatattctTTCAATTACGGATCACTAAAGCCTGAGCATATATATCATGATATAGGCAAAGGAATTTGTTGGGTGAGTTAGGGAatgcttaattttttatgtgaccAAATAGTTATAATCACTAGTTGTAATTCTTGAAacttatgtttataaatttcgaaatatatttcaaattatgattcaattatatttatcatgttttataataaattaattataatatctaaaatttctTAGGAATACATATATATGCTCTTTCTACAGTATTAATCGTTTATTATTTTCGTAATTAAACTacttctttaaaatataagaatatataaagACAAATCAATCAAAATCTTGATTTAAgtgggtttattttttttcttacaattgtaactatcttttttttttttcctttttctaaatATGTGCCagctttatattttatatgtttgaatcGACTGATAaatgtgaaattttttataggaaaatgattcatatatttttaaaatactcatCAACGtttgatatataatatgaaagaagatgaaagaagaaaaactgcTTACTTTCCACTCCATATCATTTTCGTATTGAGTGTGGTCTTTAGAGTTGAGAGAGATTTGAGAGGGATTTTTGTTGAGGCACGAGGGaggttttaattaataataattattaattgtaagatttttttaataaattatataatttttaaattaagtttagtGCTTCAATTAagtattatgataataaatttatagcATATATTACAACTTTATTAGCCGAAagtcattttatatataaattaaatatgtttttttagataataataaataaataagtaaaatattctactagagtaatatatatatatatatatatatatatatatatatatatatatatatatatatatatatatatatatatatatatatatatatatatataNtatatatatatatatatatatatatatatatatatatatatatatatatatagacatcaagattttctttttccaaaagttatattttaaaaaacagtaATGATGATTTAACGAAAAGAACTattgaattgttttaaaaaatatatgaattatattgaataaaaaagaaatagagaaaaaatacttttaatcgtagttacaaatataaaaataaaaaatactattaaactTTAATCATATACTACTCTTAATTTAATGTTTGTCTTCAAATACTTCAATTTcttattaaaatgagtttaaagatgtaatgataattaaaagatattgaCGAGActtaaattatgatataataaattatttaaatatagaatGTATACAATTGACAATTTATAGGTTCAATCAATATTGGTTTACTATtgcatgttttatttaaattgagatTATCTATTTGTTGACACGTAGGCAGATAATTACATGTGGTGATTTAActttagataatatatataggggtttgttaacacgtgtacgcctgtttttcagttggtacgttttaacaatgtgtacggGATTATAGTAGATAAAAGtatcctcatttatcatggattcaagttttaaggtcaaagatatttaaataattttcattcttaaaa from Vigna radiata var. radiata cultivar VC1973A chromosome 9, Vradiata_ver6, whole genome shotgun sequence carries:
- the LOC106773707 gene encoding stem 28 kDa glycoprotein-like — its product is MKFAVFFLATFLVASQCHGGSFRSFPLEMPTGYGDGVSHDDVRCASWRLAVEAQNIFGFETIPEQCVDSTAAYIEGGQYQSDSKTVNQQVFFYASDLKIQDNDVVIFNVDGTVLSNIPYYSQHGYGSEKFNSTRYDEEFVNKGDAPALPETLKNYNKLLGLGVKIIFLTGRLTDKKAVTEANLRKAGFHTWEKLILKEPSNGQNTLEYKSTERGKLVQQGYRIIANVADQWSSLKGGNQGLRSFKLPNPLYFIE